A section of the Ornithinimicrobium sufpigmenti genome encodes:
- a CDS encoding DUF4349 domain-containing protein yields the protein MRTKWIAAVLALLLVLAGCSASSGDDGVSSRGGADSDSALDAPAPAEGQSDGEMDMDDDAAADAAAADEVAAEGGTVSGGPAAAPGAVTAEDAPMMVRRVELKVLVADVAAAATQARATVSGAGGWVQSEEVVPRTEDRPGHGSLVLRVPTSDLDGIITTLGELGDVTFSRSTAEDVTAEYRDVEARVETLEAGAERLRELIADAPSVESIASLERELTSREAELDALKARMKVLEADVSRSTITLHLAEESDDLQALAVEDETGFMAGLRAGWEAFVSSVTVLLTAAGALLPFLAVAALVGIPLLLWRRRRTRSGAATRTTTTQGPSRRAGVARPGLASKDDRPAAAAGDPDRPGSD from the coding sequence ATGAGGACGAAGTGGATCGCGGCAGTGTTGGCGCTGCTGTTGGTGCTGGCGGGGTGCTCGGCCAGCTCGGGCGACGACGGCGTGTCCAGCCGGGGCGGCGCGGACAGCGACAGCGCCCTGGACGCCCCTGCGCCGGCCGAGGGGCAGTCCGACGGCGAGATGGACATGGACGACGACGCCGCAGCCGACGCCGCCGCGGCGGACGAGGTCGCGGCCGAAGGGGGCACCGTCTCCGGTGGCCCGGCCGCCGCGCCCGGTGCGGTGACGGCCGAGGATGCGCCGATGATGGTGCGCCGCGTCGAGCTGAAGGTTCTCGTGGCGGACGTCGCCGCCGCGGCGACCCAGGCCCGCGCCACCGTGTCGGGTGCCGGTGGCTGGGTGCAGTCCGAGGAGGTCGTCCCCCGCACCGAGGACCGACCGGGACACGGGTCGCTGGTGCTCCGCGTGCCGACCTCTGACCTGGACGGCATCATCACCACCCTCGGCGAGCTCGGCGACGTGACCTTCAGCCGCAGCACCGCCGAGGACGTCACTGCGGAGTACCGCGACGTGGAGGCCAGGGTCGAGACCCTGGAGGCTGGGGCCGAGCGGCTGCGCGAGCTCATCGCCGACGCGCCGTCGGTGGAGTCGATCGCCTCCCTGGAGCGCGAGCTGACCTCGCGTGAGGCCGAGCTGGACGCGCTGAAGGCGCGGATGAAGGTGCTGGAGGCCGACGTCAGCCGCTCCACGATCACGCTGCACCTGGCCGAGGAGAGCGATGACCTGCAGGCGCTCGCGGTAGAGGACGAGACCGGCTTCATGGCCGGCCTGCGCGCGGGCTGGGAGGCCTTCGTCTCCTCGGTGACCGTGCTGCTGACCGCGGCCGGGGCGCTCCTGCCCTTCCTCGCGGTCGCCGCGCTGGTCGGCATACCGCTGCTGCTGTGGCGGCGCCGCCGGACCAGGTCCGGTGCGGCGACCCGCACGACCACCACGCAGGGACCGTCCCGTCGGGCCGGCGTCGCGAGGCCCGGGCTAGCATCCAAGGATGACCGACCAGCAGCTGCAGCAGGAGATCCGGACCGCCCTGGAAGTGACTGA